The Terriglobales bacterium genome includes a region encoding these proteins:
- a CDS encoding sugar phosphate nucleotidyltransferase: MIGIIPAAGAGQRIQPLGCSKELLPVGCRVVDGVERPKAVAEYLVERMIAAGVEQICMVISAEKTDLIRYFAERSYAAEIFYVVQQKPHGLCDALFRAEAFARHHDSVLIGLPDTIWFPEKGFRPTLSLLEGGKADVGLLLFPVDNPDAFDAVVSDDFGYVQEVEVKRADAHSHWIWGAVTTTGSAFHDLKLLWEARHREDEYLGYLLNAYIAAGNIVRSTCSGEIYMDVGTLDGYHQALNFLRSRPPLRDETAKAA, translated from the coding sequence ATGATCGGAATTATTCCCGCAGCCGGCGCCGGACAGCGCATTCAACCACTTGGTTGCTCGAAGGAGTTGCTGCCCGTCGGATGCCGCGTAGTCGATGGAGTGGAGCGCCCGAAAGCTGTGGCCGAGTATCTGGTCGAACGCATGATCGCCGCCGGTGTCGAGCAGATATGCATGGTGATCTCGGCGGAGAAGACCGATCTCATCCGCTACTTCGCCGAGCGCAGCTACGCCGCAGAAATCTTCTACGTCGTGCAGCAGAAGCCGCATGGGCTATGCGATGCGCTGTTTCGCGCCGAAGCTTTCGCGCGACACCATGACTCCGTGCTGATAGGGCTTCCCGATACCATCTGGTTTCCAGAAAAGGGATTCCGTCCTACACTTTCGCTCCTCGAAGGCGGCAAGGCGGATGTCGGGCTGCTCCTATTCCCGGTAGACAATCCGGACGCCTTCGACGCCGTCGTCTCTGACGACTTCGGCTACGTACAGGAAGTGGAAGTAAAGCGTGCCGACGCGCACTCGCACTGGATCTGGGGAGCGGTGACAACCACCGGCAGCGCATTCCATGATCTCAAGCTGCTGTGGGAAGCGCGCCATCGCGAAGACGAATATCTCGGCTATCTCCTGAACGCCTATATCGCCGCCGGAAACATCGTTCGCTCCACTTGCTCCGGCGAGATTTACATGGACGTGGGAACCCTGGATGGCTACCATCAAGCGCTGAATTTCCTGCGCTCCCGTCCGCCGCTGCGGGACGAGACAGCCAAGGCCGCCTAG
- a CDS encoding metallophosphoesterase yields MRIAAIADLHFSPQSYDRIREQMTRLRDEADLLILAGDLTNLGKPEEMESLLATFMRLRVPIVAVLGNHDYEAGKHEELAKMMIAEGMKLLDGSGYERDGIGFAGTKGFLGGFGRGVLTAFGEPEVKAFVQSAVDETLKLERALSMLRTEKRIVITHYAPIVATVKGEPEQIYPYLGSGRLAEVIDRHQAILAVHGHAHHGSLEGTTTGGIPVYNVALPLLMGRTPSAPYRLFDV; encoded by the coding sequence ATGAGAATCGCTGCCATCGCTGATCTTCATTTTTCTCCCCAGAGCTACGACCGCATCCGCGAGCAGATGACCCGGCTGCGTGATGAAGCCGACCTGCTCATCCTTGCCGGCGACCTGACCAATTTGGGAAAACCGGAAGAGATGGAGTCCCTGCTGGCGACGTTCATGCGCCTGCGCGTGCCCATCGTGGCGGTGCTCGGTAACCACGATTACGAGGCCGGCAAACACGAGGAGCTCGCAAAGATGATGATCGCCGAAGGGATGAAGCTCCTCGACGGCAGCGGTTACGAGCGTGACGGCATCGGATTTGCGGGAACGAAAGGCTTTCTCGGCGGCTTCGGCCGCGGCGTGCTAACCGCGTTTGGGGAGCCGGAAGTAAAAGCCTTCGTGCAGAGCGCGGTCGATGAAACGCTCAAATTGGAGCGCGCACTATCGATGCTGCGCACCGAGAAGCGAATCGTCATCACCCACTACGCGCCCATTGTCGCCACCGTGAAAGGTGAGCCGGAGCAAATCTATCCCTATTTGGGCAGTGGACGCTTGGCAGAAGTCATCGACCGTCATCAGGCGATTCTCGCTGTCCACGGACACGCGCATCACGGCAGCCTTGAGGGAACGACGACAGGAGGCATCCCTGTCTACAACGTTGCCCTGCCGTTATTGATGGGCAGAACGCCATCTGCACCCTATCGATTATTCGACGTTTAG
- a CDS encoding glycosyltransferase: MKITIFGLTISSSWGNGHATPYRAIIKGLCRDGHEVHFYEKDVPYYARHRDFSSSPHCELKLYSDWDSVRTSALACVAGSDAVICSSFCPEGARIIDEVLDVDGPIKVFYDLDTPVTLGALERGGVEYLRCEQIPKLGLYLSFTGGGTLNELTSHWHAQLALPLYGCVDPEVHMRTTVPPEYQCDLSYMGTYAADRQDKLEQLFLEPARRALGKTFVLAGSMYPWGWQWPTNVKRFEHVSPADHSALYSASRLTLNITRREMARWGYCPSGRFFEAAACGTPIVTDWFEGLDSFFDLERELIVANSTEDVLHALELPDSELAQIAQRARERTLRDHTGEHRARELVAAIEQAASADHSRARSEVA; this comes from the coding sequence GTGAAGATCACCATCTTCGGGCTCACGATTTCCTCATCCTGGGGAAACGGACATGCCACGCCCTATCGCGCCATCATCAAAGGCCTTTGTCGGGATGGGCACGAAGTCCATTTTTACGAAAAAGACGTTCCGTACTACGCCCGGCATCGCGACTTTTCCAGCAGCCCGCATTGTGAACTAAAGCTCTATTCCGATTGGGATTCGGTGCGGACTTCCGCCCTCGCGTGTGTGGCCGGCAGTGATGCCGTGATTTGCTCGAGTTTTTGTCCAGAAGGAGCTCGCATCATCGACGAGGTGCTCGACGTTGATGGCCCAATAAAGGTCTTCTACGACCTTGATACGCCAGTCACACTGGGAGCACTCGAACGCGGCGGTGTTGAATATCTTCGCTGCGAGCAGATTCCGAAATTGGGTCTTTATCTCTCCTTCACCGGCGGCGGAACGCTCAACGAACTCACGTCGCATTGGCATGCGCAGCTGGCTCTGCCGCTGTACGGATGCGTCGATCCAGAAGTCCACATGCGAACGACAGTCCCGCCGGAGTATCAGTGCGATCTGAGCTATATGGGAACCTATGCCGCCGATCGTCAGGACAAGCTGGAACAGCTATTCCTCGAACCCGCACGCCGGGCCTTGGGGAAGACCTTCGTTCTTGCGGGATCGATGTATCCATGGGGATGGCAGTGGCCTACAAACGTGAAGCGCTTTGAGCATGTGTCCCCGGCTGATCACTCGGCCCTCTACTCTGCCTCGCGGCTCACGCTGAACATCACGCGCAGGGAAATGGCGCGCTGGGGATATTGCCCATCCGGCCGATTCTTTGAGGCCGCCGCGTGCGGCACGCCGATCGTGACCGACTGGTTCGAAGGATTGGACTCATTCTTCGATCTTGAACGCGAGTTGATAGTGGCAAATTCAACGGAAGATGTCTTGCACGCGCTCGAACTTCCCGATTCGGAACTGGCACAGATCGCACAGCGAGCCCGCGAGCGCACGCTTAGGGACCATACCGGCGAACATCGTGCGCGGGAGCTGGTTGCCGCCATCGAACAAGCTGCAAGCGCAGATCACTCACGAGCAAGGAGCGAAGTCGCATGA
- a CDS encoding nucleotidyltransferase, producing the protein MPQDKPLPVSSSEPPKFAPEQENLFREVMLLLNEQGVPHVISGAFALHEHTGIWRDTKDLDIFLTPEQVSPALDLLEERGFQTEICDPVWLCKIRRGDYFVDLISGMSNAVIRVDQSWIDRSFDSEVLGIPTKVLAPEELIASKVFVAFRERFDGSDIAHIVYAAGTTMDWSRLLSLIGDHWQMLLWSLVLFHYIYPASAAVPMLVWDELLTKFRADLESPDSEAKFRGSLIDEKMFSIDVLEWKLQNLLEEYRDKAQPKIDIKEPAA; encoded by the coding sequence GTGCCTCAGGACAAGCCATTACCGGTCAGTTCGTCGGAGCCGCCGAAATTCGCGCCCGAGCAGGAAAACCTGTTTCGGGAAGTGATGCTGCTGCTGAACGAGCAGGGTGTCCCGCATGTCATTTCCGGTGCTTTCGCGCTGCATGAGCATACAGGCATTTGGCGCGACACCAAGGACCTCGACATCTTTCTTACGCCCGAACAAGTCTCTCCGGCGCTCGACCTTCTCGAAGAACGTGGCTTTCAGACCGAGATCTGCGATCCAGTCTGGCTTTGCAAGATACGCCGTGGCGATTACTTTGTCGATCTCATTTCGGGAATGAGCAATGCCGTAATCCGCGTAGACCAATCGTGGATCGACCGCAGCTTCGATTCCGAAGTTCTGGGGATTCCTACGAAGGTACTCGCTCCGGAAGAGCTGATCGCGTCCAAAGTTTTTGTCGCTTTTCGCGAACGCTTCGATGGCTCGGACATTGCCCACATTGTTTATGCCGCTGGCACGACCATGGATTGGAGTCGGCTACTCTCGTTAATCGGCGACCACTGGCAGATGCTGCTCTGGTCGCTGGTGCTCTTCCATTACATTTACCCGGCCTCGGCCGCGGTGCCAATGCTGGTGTGGGACGAGCTGCTCACGAAATTCCGCGCCGATCTCGAAAGTCCGGATTCCGAAGCAAAGTTCCGAGGCAGCCTGATCGACGAAAAGATGTTCTCGATTGATGTGCTGGAGTGGAAGCTGCAGAACCTGCTGGAGGAATATAGGGATAAAGCGCAGCCGAAGATCGATATAAAGGAGCCTGCGGCGTGA